In uncultured Bacteroides sp., one genomic interval encodes:
- a CDS encoding TonB-dependent receptor: MGILTASAAENIIQQQKKTVTGVVTDSQGEVIIGANVKVQGEKLGTITNIDGTFKLNAPVGAKLVVSFIGYETKTVVAKGEAMKIVLTDNSTMLKDIEIVAYGVQKKVTLTGAVSSVKSEELVRTPVSSVNNILAGQLSGVTTIQYSGEPGSDAASVFVRGQATWTDSSPLIQVDGVERSMSDIDPNEIESVSVLKDASATAVFGVRGANGVVLITTKRGKEAKAKISITTSSSILTPTKMVEQANSYEYATFYNQMRANDGLTAMFSDAVMAKFKDHSDPIRFPDTRWADYIMKDQTIQTQHNINISGGSKGVRYFISAGAYTQGGLFKEFGQDYNFGYQYNRFNYRSNLDIDVTKSTILSFNIAGNVSNANKPYTGQGSSGMIKAMYQATPFSSPGIIDGKYISTATDYDDVQLPFVGGSGITYFGNSATTGGFMQTNYNKLQFDLQLDQKLDMLTKGLSFKVKGSYNSDFYVYKNGAASKATYFPVLQKDGGILYKKSGENGAISYSESTGKGRDWYLESSFNYNRSFGQNTVTALLLYNQSKDYYYSSSDYPDIPRGYVGLVGRVTYDWNNRYMAEFNVGYNGSENFAPNKRFGTFPAGSIGWIASEENFFKPLKPIVNFMKLRASWGLVGNDKIGGSRFMYLADPYGVNNGSFSSRGGYAYNFGIENSTAYKGAYEDSKNNPDVTWEKAFKQDYGVDVNFLSDRLRTTFDYYYEHRTNILLRDYTAPSIIGFTVPYTNQGVVNSWGWELSAKWQDKIGDKFRYWAGVNLSYNQNEIIEEKEAPMNNDYQYAKGHRIGARSMYQLANFYYDGCEADYKNKYGVDYPTQLVSTIAAGDAVYVDLDKNGKIDENDKTRSNGYTDDPQYLIGLNFGFKWKNLEVSSQWTGAWNVSRMLSDVFRQPFLNASGSTEGGLLKYHQEHTWTVDNPSQGSFYPRATWANAAQNYVESNLYEKDAKYLRLKTLQIGYDLNFPFMKKVGLNQMQLALSGYNLLTFSSYIWGDPETRASSSPSYPLQKTYTISLKLGF, translated from the coding sequence GTGGGGATACTAACTGCTTCGGCTGCGGAGAATATTATTCAACAGCAAAAGAAGACAGTCACTGGGGTTGTTACAGACTCTCAAGGTGAAGTTATTATTGGAGCAAACGTAAAAGTACAGGGTGAAAAGCTAGGTACTATTACAAACATCGATGGAACTTTTAAATTAAATGCTCCAGTTGGCGCAAAACTGGTTGTATCATTTATCGGATACGAAACAAAAACTGTAGTTGCAAAAGGTGAGGCAATGAAAATTGTTCTGACAGATAACTCTACGATGTTGAAGGATATTGAGATCGTAGCGTATGGTGTTCAGAAGAAAGTGACACTTACAGGAGCAGTTTCAAGCGTAAAAAGCGAAGAACTGGTTCGTACTCCAGTTAGTTCTGTAAATAATATCCTGGCTGGTCAATTGTCGGGTGTTACAACAATTCAGTATTCTGGTGAACCTGGATCTGATGCAGCATCTGTATTTGTTCGTGGTCAGGCAACGTGGACAGATTCTTCACCACTTATTCAGGTGGATGGAGTTGAAAGAAGCATGAGCGATATTGACCCTAACGAAATTGAAAGCGTTTCTGTATTGAAAGATGCATCTGCTACAGCAGTTTTCGGTGTTAGAGGTGCTAACGGTGTAGTCTTAATAACTACAAAACGTGGTAAGGAAGCTAAGGCAAAAATATCTATCACTACATCTTCCAGTATTCTTACTCCGACCAAGATGGTTGAGCAGGCAAATAGTTATGAATATGCTACATTCTACAATCAGATGCGTGCTAACGATGGTCTTACTGCAATGTTTTCAGATGCAGTGATGGCTAAATTCAAAGATCATTCTGATCCAATCCGTTTCCCTGATACAAGATGGGCTGATTATATTATGAAGGATCAAACAATTCAGACTCAGCATAACATAAATATCAGTGGTGGCTCTAAAGGTGTGCGCTATTTTATTTCTGCTGGTGCTTATACTCAAGGTGGTCTGTTTAAGGAATTTGGTCAGGACTATAATTTTGGTTATCAATATAACCGTTTCAATTATCGTTCAAACTTAGATATTGATGTTACCAAGTCAACAATATTATCTTTTAATATTGCTGGAAATGTAAGTAATGCCAATAAACCATATACAGGACAAGGTAGTTCAGGAATGATTAAAGCAATGTATCAGGCTACTCCATTCTCCAGTCCTGGTATTATTGATGGAAAGTATATTAGTACTGCAACAGATTATGATGATGTTCAGTTACCATTTGTTGGTGGAAGTGGTATAACATACTTTGGTAACTCTGCTACAACAGGAGGTTTTATGCAAACCAACTATAATAAATTGCAGTTCGACTTACAATTAGATCAGAAACTGGATATGTTGACTAAGGGACTTTCATTTAAAGTGAAAGGTTCTTATAACAGTGATTTCTATGTATATAAGAATGGTGCTGCTTCAAAAGCTACCTATTTTCCTGTTCTTCAGAAAGATGGAGGTATTTTATATAAGAAATCCGGAGAGAATGGTGCTATATCTTATTCTGAATCAACAGGTAAGGGACGTGACTGGTATTTAGAGTCGTCATTTAACTATAATCGTTCTTTCGGACAAAATACGGTAACTGCTTTATTGCTTTACAATCAGAGTAAGGATTACTATTATAGTTCATCAGATTATCCTGATATTCCTCGTGGTTATGTAGGATTAGTTGGACGTGTTACTTACGATTGGAATAATCGTTATATGGCTGAGTTCAATGTAGGTTACAACGGATCAGAAAACTTTGCTCCAAACAAACGCTTCGGTACTTTCCCGGCTGGATCTATCGGATGGATTGCCAGTGAAGAAAATTTCTTTAAGCCATTAAAACCAATTGTTAATTTTATGAAGCTGAGAGCTTCCTGGGGTCTTGTTGGTAACGATAAAATCGGTGGTTCACGATTCATGTATTTGGCTGATCCTTATGGAGTAAATAATGGTAGTTTCAGTTCAAGAGGCGGTTATGCTTATAACTTTGGTATTGAAAACTCTACTGCATACAAGGGAGCTTATGAAGATTCTAAGAACAACCCGGATGTAACCTGGGAAAAAGCTTTCAAACAAGACTATGGTGTTGATGTAAACTTCCTGAGTGATCGTTTGCGCACTACATTTGATTATTATTATGAACATCGTACAAACATTCTGTTGAGAGACTATACAGCTCCTTCAATAATCGGATTTACAGTACCTTATACAAATCAAGGTGTTGTTAATAGCTGGGGTTGGGAATTGTCAGCAAAATGGCAGGATAAAATTGGTGATAAATTCCGTTATTGGGCTGGTGTGAATCTTTCTTATAATCAGAACGAAATTATTGAAGAGAAAGAAGCTCCGATGAATAACGATTATCAGTACGCTAAAGGTCATCGTATCGGTGCGCGTTCAATGTATCAGTTAGCGAATTTCTATTATGATGGTTGCGAGGCTGATTATAAAAATAAATATGGTGTAGATTATCCTACTCAGCTAGTTTCAACAATTGCAGCTGGTGATGCCGTTTATGTTGACCTTGATAAAAATGGTAAGATTGATGAGAATGATAAGACTCGTAGTAATGGATATACTGATGATCCTCAGTATTTGATCGGATTAAATTTCGGATTCAAATGGAAGAACCTTGAAGTAAGTTCACAGTGGACAGGTGCATGGAATGTATCTCGTATGTTGTCAGACGTATTCCGTCAACCATTCTTAAATGCATCTGGTTCTACAGAAGGTGGTTTGCTCAAGTATCACCAGGAACATACATGGACTGTTGATAATCCTTCACAGGGCTCTTTCTATCCACGTGCAACCTGGGCTAATGCTGCACAGAATTACGTTGAATCAAATTTATATGAAAAAGATGCTAAATACTTACGTCTGAAAACTCTTCAGATAGGTTATGATTTGAATTTCCCATTTATGAAAAAAGTTGGATTAAATCAAATGCAATTAGCATTAAGTGGATATAACTTGCTAACATTCTCTTCATATATATGGGGTGACCCTGAAACAAGAGCAAGTAGTTCGCCTTCTTATCCATTACAGAAAACTTATACTATTAGTTTGAAACTTGGATTCTAA
- a CDS encoding RagB/SusD family nutrient uptake outer membrane protein, which yields MRLNKLIMVALGTLALASCSDKMDYNEYNVYDKDYVTKNFTYVGNLMTAIYRQVDYDFGNYYSGAILGSASDESEYAITGNSIEGFYNGSWSPTNAKSVIWSDSYTGIANCNLVLKEFQGLTFDELVLNSDYDQQMYRYQNYKHEARFWRAYFYFNLVRQYGAVPLITENMTTDEKNTASRTSADSIFNYIFTECDDIKNSIVKDYSNLGAMALNEQETGRANNLAVLVLKARAALYWASPLFNKNNDKERWHTAALYNKQLIDSCELRGMKLATTYESLWATDNWSNANITSEIIFGRRAGSISTFEGYNYPAGIEGGNGGNCPTQTMVDAYEMKSTGLGINEAGSGYVETNPYTGRDPRFDVTIAKNGDTKWPSSNTTALQTYYGGLNAEPLTGGTPTGYYLKKHCHSAISLASSSKYKVDNHTWITFRLGEFYLNYAEAVYKYLDSPYSTSDDLAMSAVSAVNKIRVRAGMPIFPTGMANDAFWTKYKNERMVELAFEGHRFWDVRRWKEAATYFKSIQEMKLTKNADGTITYTRNTVSRQWDDKMYLFPIPQTELMKNKNLTQNPGWN from the coding sequence ATGAGACTAAATAAATTAATCATGGTAGCTCTTGGAACACTGGCACTTGCATCGTGTTCAGACAAGATGGACTACAATGAATATAACGTTTACGATAAAGATTATGTTACCAAAAACTTCACTTATGTGGGTAACTTAATGACAGCTATATATCGTCAGGTAGACTATGACTTCGGTAACTATTATTCAGGAGCTATTTTAGGTTCAGCATCTGATGAATCTGAGTATGCTATCACCGGTAATTCTATCGAAGGTTTCTATAATGGTTCATGGAGTCCAACAAATGCAAAAAGTGTAATCTGGTCAGATAGCTATACAGGGATTGCAAACTGTAACCTTGTTTTGAAAGAATTTCAGGGACTTACTTTTGATGAACTAGTGTTGAATAGTGATTATGATCAACAGATGTATCGTTATCAGAACTATAAGCATGAAGCTCGTTTCTGGCGTGCATATTTCTATTTTAATCTTGTTCGTCAGTATGGTGCTGTGCCATTGATTACTGAAAATATGACTACCGATGAGAAGAATACTGCTTCCAGAACATCAGCAGATAGTATCTTTAATTACATTTTTACAGAATGTGATGATATAAAAAACTCTATAGTTAAGGATTACAGTAACTTAGGTGCTATGGCTTTAAACGAACAGGAAACTGGTAGAGCTAATAATCTGGCAGTACTTGTACTTAAGGCACGTGCAGCTCTTTACTGGGCAAGTCCTTTATTCAATAAAAACAATGATAAGGAACGTTGGCATACGGCTGCTCTATATAATAAGCAACTTATTGACTCTTGTGAATTACGAGGAATGAAACTTGCAACTACTTACGAATCATTATGGGCAACAGACAATTGGAGTAATGCAAATATAACAAGTGAGATCATTTTTGGTCGCCGTGCTGGTTCAATCAGTACATTTGAAGGTTATAACTATCCAGCTGGTATTGAAGGAGGAAATGGTGGTAACTGCCCAACACAAACAATGGTGGATGCTTATGAAATGAAAAGTACCGGTCTTGGTATAAATGAGGCAGGTAGTGGTTATGTTGAAACCAATCCTTATACAGGACGTGATCCTCGTTTTGATGTTACCATTGCAAAGAATGGAGATACAAAATGGCCATCAAGCAACACTACTGCATTGCAAACATATTATGGTGGTTTAAATGCCGAACCGTTGACAGGTGGTACTCCAACCGGTTATTATCTTAAGAAACATTGCCATTCTGCTATTAGTTTAGCATCGAGCAGTAAATATAAGGTTGACAACCATACATGGATTACATTCCGTCTTGGTGAGTTCTATCTGAACTATGCCGAAGCTGTATACAAATATTTAGATAGTCCTTATTCAACAAGTGATGATTTAGCAATGTCTGCTGTAAGTGCTGTAAATAAGATCCGTGTTCGTGCTGGTATGCCTATTTTCCCTACAGGAATGGCAAATGATGCATTCTGGACCAAGTATAAAAACGAACGTATGGTTGAGCTGGCGTTTGAAGGCCATCGCTTCTGGGATGTACGTCGCTGGAAAGAAGCTGCAACATACTTTAAGAGTATACAAGAAATGAAATTGACAAAGAATGCAGATGGTACTATTACCTATACCCGCAATACTGTCAGCCGTCAATGGGATGATAAGATGTATCTATTCCCTATACCTCAGACTGAATTGATGAAGAATAAAAATCTGACACAGAATCCTGGTTGGAATTAA
- a CDS encoding SusC/RagA family TonB-linked outer membrane protein, with the protein MKRNKILVLSLLACLTIPAVAQQNDKAQPDGKYADQTIDVGADKVLTRGESTASVSVITVNSTDKRSARNIGNSIIGQGSGLISLQNAGNYAAANPTFYVRGLQSLSGSAPLILVDGIERDINNVTPEEVESVTILKDAAAVALYGYKGANGAVLVTTKRGKYNSKSVKVTFDHLFNFMANKPKFVDAATYGSAVNEARANDGLAARYTDDEISAFKSGQYPYLYPNVNWVDETFSDNAVTNKLNVEFTGGGQKFRYYTMIDLISDNGFVANPGKNDTYSTQNKYVKANLRSNLDIDLTPSTKLKVNLLGVLNEVSRPGDSADLWNLVYSLPSAAYPIKDESGNWGGNATWNGTTNPAAQSIGAAYTKNNTRSLFSDITIDQSLSGVLDGLSAKIRVSYDNTSNILEDHSKTYVYGSATPGAWVDGAPTVASNYKGGSDSEMNTEASTNSFSRRFHFDGGFDYQHEFGKHSVYSQLKWDYEFQDQYAVNTTVYRQNYSWWTHYGYNNRYFADLALVESGSNRLAPGSKWALSPTLSAAWVISRENFMKDVKWVNFLKLRASAGLINTDYLPDDSWTYYIQQYTISGTTYPFNSGYGSSFGMTNLTRLATENYTHEKAYKYNVGLDATLFSGLDVTLEGYYQKRKDIWVESSGKYTDVIGVDAPYENAGVVNSWGFEASMDYNKKFGEVSFNIGGEFNLNRNQIKEQLEEPRLYNNLVQTGHSLNQTYGLKAIGFFKDQNEIDNSPTQTFSIVKPGDIKYEDVNGDKTIDANDKTAIGYSTVAPQLYYSIHLGAEWRGLGIDAMFQGVGRYSAVLNTKSMYWPLINNTTMSQYAYDNRWTADNMDAKFPRLSSVSNANNYQTNTVWLADRSFLKLRNVEVYYNFPEKLLKNTKIVNAAKIYLRGIDLFSLDNLAVSDPESYGATNPLNRSVVAGLSVTF; encoded by the coding sequence ATGAAACGAAATAAAATATTAGTGTTGTCATTGTTGGCTTGTTTAACCATTCCGGCAGTAGCACAACAAAACGATAAAGCACAGCCTGATGGTAAATATGCTGATCAGACAATTGATGTGGGAGCAGATAAAGTGTTAACACGCGGTGAGTCTACCGCTTCGGTATCTGTTATAACCGTCAATTCTACAGATAAGCGTAGTGCTAGAAATATAGGTAATTCAATTATTGGTCAGGGATCTGGTCTTATCTCATTACAAAATGCCGGTAATTATGCTGCTGCAAACCCAACATTCTACGTACGTGGTCTACAGAGTCTTTCTGGAAGTGCTCCGTTAATATTGGTTGATGGTATAGAACGCGATATTAATAATGTTACTCCAGAAGAAGTTGAGTCTGTTACTATTCTCAAGGATGCTGCTGCTGTAGCTTTATATGGTTACAAAGGTGCAAACGGCGCGGTATTGGTAACAACAAAACGTGGTAAATACAATTCTAAATCAGTAAAAGTAACCTTTGACCACCTGTTTAATTTTATGGCTAACAAACCTAAATTTGTAGATGCTGCAACTTATGGTAGTGCTGTAAATGAGGCTCGTGCTAACGATGGACTTGCTGCCCGATATACTGATGATGAAATTTCAGCGTTTAAGTCAGGACAATATCCATACCTTTATCCAAATGTGAATTGGGTTGATGAAACTTTTAGTGATAATGCAGTTACAAATAAATTGAATGTTGAGTTTACAGGTGGAGGTCAGAAATTCCGCTATTACACAATGATCGATTTGATTTCAGATAATGGTTTTGTAGCTAATCCAGGTAAAAATGATACATATTCTACACAGAATAAGTATGTGAAAGCAAACTTGCGTAGCAATTTGGATATAGACCTTACTCCTTCAACTAAACTTAAAGTAAATCTTCTTGGTGTGTTGAATGAGGTTAGTCGCCCTGGTGATTCTGCTGACCTTTGGAATTTGGTTTATTCGCTTCCTTCTGCTGCTTATCCTATTAAGGATGAAAGTGGAAACTGGGGTGGTAATGCAACCTGGAATGGAACAACAAATCCAGCAGCCCAGTCTATCGGTGCTGCATATACTAAAAATAATACCCGTAGTTTGTTTTCAGACATTACTATCGATCAGAGTCTTTCAGGTGTTTTAGATGGACTTAGCGCAAAAATCCGAGTATCATACGATAACACTTCAAATATTCTAGAGGATCATAGCAAAACTTATGTTTATGGAAGTGCAACTCCTGGAGCATGGGTTGATGGTGCTCCTACTGTAGCAAGTAATTATAAAGGTGGTTCTGATTCAGAAATGAATACTGAGGCTTCAACAAACTCTTTTTCTCGTCGTTTCCATTTTGATGGAGGCTTTGATTATCAGCATGAATTTGGAAAGCACTCGGTATATTCTCAGTTAAAATGGGATTATGAGTTCCAGGATCAATATGCAGTAAATACTACTGTTTATCGTCAGAATTACTCATGGTGGACACATTATGGTTATAACAATCGTTACTTTGCAGATTTAGCTTTGGTTGAGTCTGGTTCTAATCGCTTAGCTCCCGGATCAAAATGGGCTTTATCTCCAACTCTTTCTGCTGCCTGGGTAATCTCACGCGAGAACTTTATGAAAGATGTTAAATGGGTAAATTTCCTAAAACTACGTGCTTCTGCCGGTCTTATAAATACTGATTATCTTCCAGATGATAGTTGGACATATTATATCCAACAGTATACTATATCAGGTACTACATATCCGTTTAATTCCGGTTATGGTTCTTCTTTTGGTATGACAAACCTTACCAGATTGGCAACTGAAAATTACACACATGAAAAAGCTTATAAATATAATGTAGGTCTTGATGCTACTTTGTTTTCTGGTCTTGATGTAACATTAGAAGGTTATTATCAAAAACGTAAAGATATCTGGGTTGAGTCTAGTGGTAAGTATACCGATGTAATAGGTGTAGACGCTCCTTATGAAAATGCAGGTGTTGTTAATAGCTGGGGCTTTGAAGCTAGCATGGATTACAATAAGAAGTTTGGAGAAGTATCTTTCAATATTGGAGGTGAGTTCAACTTAAATCGTAATCAAATTAAGGAACAGTTAGAAGAACCTCGCCTTTACAATAATCTTGTTCAGACAGGTCATTCGTTGAATCAGACTTATGGTCTTAAAGCTATCGGTTTCTTCAAAGATCAAAATGAGATTGATAATAGTCCTACACAGACATTCTCTATAGTTAAACCTGGTGACATCAAATATGAAGATGTAAATGGTGATAAAACCATTGATGCAAACGATAAAACAGCTATTGGCTATAGTACAGTTGCTCCTCAACTATATTATTCTATTCATCTTGGTGCAGAATGGAGAGGTTTGGGTATTGATGCAATGTTCCAGGGAGTAGGAAGATACTCTGCTGTACTTAATACAAAGAGTATGTACTGGCCACTTATCAATAATACAACAATGTCACAATATGCTTATGACAACCGTTGGACAGCTGATAATATGGATGCCAAATTCCCACGTTTGAGTTCAGTTAGTAATGCAAATAACTATCAGACAAACACTGTATGGCTTGCTGATCGTTCATTCCTCAAATTGCGTAACGTAGAAGTTTATTACAACTTCCCGGAGAAACTGTTGAAGAATACAAAAATTGTGAACGCTGCTAAAATTTACTTGAGAGGTATTGACCTCTTTAGTCTTGATAACTTAGCTGTTTCTGATCCTGAGTCTTACGGCGCAACTAATCCTTTGAACAGAAGTGTTGTTGCAGGGCTCTCAGTAACTTTCTAA
- a CDS encoding type I asparaginase: MKQEKTSVLIIYTGGTIGMIENAETGALENFNFEQLQKHVPELKKLDFKIDSCQFNPPRDSSDMEPEAWADLCRIIYENYRKYDGFVILHGTDTMAYTASALSFMLENLNKPVILTGSQLPIGVLRTDGKENLMTSLEIAAAKRRGKPLVPEVCVFFENHLMRGNRTTKINAENFNAFRSYNYPALAAAGIHIKYEPSLIHHCTNGRPLTPHLLVDTNVVILKLFPGIQENVIAAILAIPGLKGVILETYGSGNAPRSQWLIDQLVGANERGIVIVNVTQCSAGTVEMDRYETGKQLLDAGILSGYDSTTESAVTKLMFLLGHGLPPEEVRQMMNISIAGEITIN; this comes from the coding sequence ATGAAACAAGAAAAAACTTCCGTATTGATAATTTATACTGGTGGAACAATAGGAATGATTGAGAATGCTGAGACTGGAGCTTTGGAAAACTTCAATTTCGAGCAATTACAAAAGCATGTCCCGGAACTTAAAAAGCTGGACTTCAAGATTGATTCCTGTCAGTTTAATCCGCCAAGGGATTCCTCAGACATGGAGCCTGAGGCATGGGCTGATCTTTGCAGGATCATCTATGAAAATTATCGGAAATATGACGGATTTGTAATCCTTCATGGCACAGATACCATGGCTTACACGGCATCAGCTCTTAGTTTTATGCTGGAAAACCTCAACAAACCTGTAATTCTCACTGGCTCTCAACTCCCCATCGGCGTGCTTCGCACAGACGGAAAGGAAAATCTGATGACGAGTCTCGAAATTGCTGCAGCAAAACGCAGAGGAAAACCGCTGGTCCCTGAAGTTTGTGTTTTCTTTGAGAACCATTTAATGAGAGGAAACCGGACAACTAAGATTAATGCAGAGAACTTCAATGCATTTCGTTCTTACAACTATCCGGCACTAGCCGCAGCAGGTATACATATTAAATATGAGCCTTCACTGATTCATCATTGCACAAACGGCAGACCACTTACTCCACACCTTTTAGTGGATACAAATGTTGTGATTCTTAAACTATTTCCTGGCATTCAGGAGAATGTGATTGCTGCAATCCTTGCTATCCCTGGATTAAAAGGTGTAATTCTGGAGACTTATGGGTCGGGTAATGCTCCCAGAAGTCAATGGCTTATCGACCAGCTTGTTGGGGCTAATGAACGAGGCATAGTTATTGTTAATGTCACCCAATGTAGTGCAGGTACTGTAGAAATGGATCGTTACGAGACAGGCAAGCAATTACTTGATGCAGGAATTTTAAGCGGATATGACAGCACAACAGAATCTGCCGTAACCAAACTGATGTTTCTTCTGGGACACGGACTTCCTCCTGAAGAAGTGCGGCAAATGATGAATATTTCCATTGCCGGAGAAATTACTATCAATTAA
- a CDS encoding RagB/SusD family nutrient uptake outer membrane protein, producing the protein MKLHKKLFFGAVLATITAIGTGSCTDELAVGNAFLDKAAGASVTQDTVFNNPEYTRQFLAAIYSLQYYGLPYVSSNNPPLSVSYFTGKFDALSDCYQFHYSNSRVFSQYYSGTFNANTGGGIYGYLTENVWVLVRRAYLLLENIDRVPNMDAAEKARLCDEARCLIASSYFNMFRNYGGLPIITKTFTGTETSYDIPRASVEKTVNFMVGLLDKVINDGNLPWGYTGADAQTNTGRWTKAGAMAMKCKILQFAASPLFNDTKGYYGGSTEAEKDSLVWYGGYRAELWNQCKQACADFFTQLNANGIYALTQPTAKTQEAYRYAYRFGYINEASTEILHSVRVSTSTRDSKYSWASLNNGRNERYSYTPTQEYVEMFPWNDGTPFNWSAAQNAGKLDQMFIKGDTVVGTQDLQHRVLTRDPRLYETIRINGVPQGIDWNSGIISGNIYENWVGGSDAGNQPATETGYFATGYANNKYYAGDIFYTTAHYPHWCAIRLSDIYLTYAEALLQASNDFTGALKYVDDVRARVGLGGLAACNPDKNLTSNKANLLEEILRERACELGLEDSRYFDLVRYKRADRFETQTHGLRMYRLKKDATGKWIRATDKWWNGDKKTDKANKAAAGFYEPTHFDFEKFELTNGTRVQWSGFDAKWYLQPFPQSEVNKKYGLVQNPGW; encoded by the coding sequence ATGAAACTACATAAGAAATTATTTTTCGGAGCTGTATTGGCTACAATCACTGCCATAGGTACAGGCTCTTGTACTGATGAGTTAGCTGTTGGAAATGCATTCCTCGACAAGGCTGCCGGAGCATCAGTAACTCAAGATACCGTTTTCAATAATCCAGAATATACACGTCAGTTCCTGGCTGCAATTTATTCATTGCAATATTATGGATTACCATACGTCAGTAGTAATAATCCACCATTGAGTGTTAGTTATTTTACAGGTAAATTTGATGCATTATCTGATTGCTATCAATTTCATTACTCAAATTCGAGAGTATTTTCACAATATTACTCAGGAACGTTTAATGCAAATACCGGAGGAGGTATTTATGGTTATTTGACAGAGAATGTATGGGTTCTTGTTCGTCGTGCATATTTGCTGCTAGAGAATATAGACAGAGTTCCAAATATGGATGCTGCAGAAAAGGCTCGTCTGTGTGATGAAGCAAGATGTCTTATTGCTTCCAGCTATTTCAATATGTTCCGTAACTATGGAGGGCTTCCTATTATAACAAAGACCTTTACCGGTACAGAGACTTCGTATGATATACCTCGTGCGTCAGTGGAAAAAACGGTTAATTTCATGGTTGGTCTTCTCGATAAAGTTATTAATGATGGAAACTTGCCTTGGGGATATACCGGAGCAGATGCACAAACAAATACAGGTCGTTGGACTAAAGCCGGTGCGATGGCAATGAAGTGTAAAATACTTCAATTCGCAGCTTCTCCTTTGTTTAATGATACAAAAGGTTATTATGGCGGATCAACTGAAGCCGAAAAAGATAGTCTTGTATGGTATGGCGGTTATAGAGCGGAACTGTGGAATCAGTGTAAACAAGCTTGTGCCGACTTCTTTACGCAACTTAATGCTAATGGGATATACGCTTTGACTCAGCCTACTGCTAAAACGCAAGAAGCATATCGTTATGCATATCGTTTTGGATATATAAACGAAGCAAGTACAGAAATACTACATTCAGTACGTGTTTCTACCAGTACTCGTGATTCAAAATATTCTTGGGCAAGCTTGAATAATGGTAGAAATGAGCGTTACTCATATACTCCGACACAAGAATATGTAGAAATGTTTCCTTGGAACGATGGTACTCCATTTAATTGGAGTGCAGCTCAAAATGCTGGTAAACTGGATCAAATGTTTATTAAGGGTGATACTGTTGTAGGTACTCAGGACTTGCAGCATAGAGTTTTGACTCGTGACCCTCGTCTTTACGAAACCATCCGTATTAATGGCGTTCCTCAGGGTATTGACTGGAACTCGGGTATAATCTCTGGAAACATCTATGAGAACTGGGTTGGTGGTTCAGATGCCGGAAATCAGCCTGCCACTGAAACGGGATATTTTGCTACCGGATATGCAAATAATAAGTATTATGCAGGAGATATATTCTATACTACAGCGCATTATCCTCACTGGTGTGCAATTCGCCTTTCCGATATATATCTGACTTATGCTGAAGCGTTGTTACAAGCGAGCAATGATTTTACCGGTGCTTTGAAATATGTAGATGACGTTAGAGCACGTGTAGGACTTGGCGGACTAGCAGCTTGCAATCCAGATAAGAACCTAACATCCAATAAGGCTAATTTGCTTGAAGAGATTCTTCGTGAACGTGCTTGCGAATTAGGACTTGAAGACTCACGCTATTTTGACCTTGTACGTTATAAACGTGCAGATCGTTTTGAAACACAGACTCACGGTTTGCGTATGTATCGTCTAAAGAAAGACGCTACAGGTAAATGGATTCGTGCCACAGATAAATGGTGGAATGGTGATAAAAAAACAGACAAAGCAAATAAAGCTGCTGCTGGATTCTATGAACCAACTCATTTCGATTTCGAAAAATTCGAATTGACAAATGGCACTCGTGTGCAATGGAGTGGATTTGATGCAAAATGGTATCTTCAACCATTCCCACAGTCTGAAGTCAATAAAAAATATGGTTTGGTTCAGAATCCAGGATGGTAA